The nucleotide sequence GTTAAAGCATTATTACTATTGACAACTGTTGGTTTATCGAGAAAAGagcaaaaagaaaaaatgacaAGATGCATATACtaaaatatgtgtatatatatcattgattttttttattttaaaatttttttttgtaacaaTTCATTTCTCACTGTATGAATTCTTttcttcaaaaaaaaagacaaacATAAAAACATACTGCATGAGAACATATAAATAGGAAATaaactatttatatcatatgcatttattaattttttattatcttttaaaagtttattatcatttccAATATCATTATGATTGCCACTGGGGTCCTTCTCTTTATGAGCATCTTCTACACATTTGTTCTTATCTGttccaattttattaaaaatggataaGCTTGATGTAATTTTGCTAATATCGATATAGTTATACAccatattttgtattttatggattctcttttttaatttattaattaactTGTATTCTTCTAagatttcattattataaatatatattatgggTTCTGAttgattataattttgtggATTATACAGAATGCAAATATCTTTTTCTCTTGATACTTGATCAaagatattttttgtataggTATTTGtttctatattttgatCACCTTTTGCCGTTTTAAATAAGTtcatgtatattttatattctttatcaTTTCCAATcctttcattatttataaaaaagaaatattttatatttaagtGGAATGATCCACCTTGAAAAtgttttgaatattttaatgtaACATGATCAATAGatccatttatttttgcccagttttttttcgttCTATTCTCGTACATTAAATAGCAACTTAATGTTAGTCCATATGAGCCAACTATAAGAGGTGTGACTGTTTTTATCTTTTCCATTTAATTAAACAATTCACTCCAtagtatatttaataatattcacCAGAATAGTAAAGCTATGTTGCTAAGgtactttttaaaatggctttataatatcacgttgtttattattgtcACTTTATTTCATCACTTGGCTATTTTGCTCTTCCCATTTGGTAAACCTTTAAGTTACCCTTCCGCTTTTTAAGTGTGCTggcttttttatatattatatacaagcGCTTTTCTTACCCAAGCatgcatattatacatattatgcatattgtgcatattatacatatatatatatattattctaCACAAAGTTCCGTACTTGTGGAAATGTGGGaggaaattaaaaaggagTATACTAGGTTATatcaattattttacaataaaaatatgacatcaaaatatatatttttccatcTTATAATTTCTACATCCAGAAAAGGAATATAACACTTTGCCAGCTCCACCTACTAGCTATGTTTGCcaaagaaataaaacattttatacaaaatcgcaacattataataacatataatgaaaaaatattcaaataaattgcctagtaaaaaatgaaatcaaataaatatttcgttaattacattatttatttttatcaaatgaaaaaaaaacatttctATAGaacttatttaaaaaaatatattttttttggataTTTTGATGTCGGTCCcgtgtattattatattataattttcgtttttaaattaaatttttttcccCAAACAAAtttctttaattattattaatcacatatttttataatttatgatttgttaaaaaaattcataaataattgaattataaatataattatataaatgcacATACACCtatgtaatatattgaCGGATCCTATCTAAATTAATCaatttgataattatatacaattacAAATTAACGCATTTTTTccgataaaaataatagcatagccataataaaattaaagacATATACAatgattaatattaaaaaaaaatgcttaaatattattatttcgaaaaaaaaaaatagataaaATAGTACCCTAATGTTATGTGGGcgcataaaaaaaaaaattataatcacatatattatatacgtatatatgtgtgtttGTATGCAGCGATGCATATCAAATCAAGGTAGAGCATACAAGCCCCTTTtcacaaaaattatattttttatactctTTATTGGACAGTTAAGTTAACAATTTTAGTGTTTGCTCCTGATGCTGGTGAAAATGGTCTATAATAAGAATAAAcaacataatattttccgGGCTTATGTCCCTTAATTACACTTCGTACTGGTTCTGGGCCTCCAAGAATTTGCATTTTAGGTTTCTTAGGCTGGTTAGAATCATTTTCGTTTTGGCCTGATGAATTGTTTCCCTCACCGACATTTTTTGAACTATCAAGCTCAttgattttaaatttttttggttGAGTAACAGAAATTTCTTCTGAAAagaattgttttttaagtattttttttgggaATTCCTCTGGATTTATGGTTGGTTCATTTTTGTGTACTCCTAATAATACCCATAAATATCCAGTACCAGCATTTCCTTCGAAGTTAATACAGAATGTTTCACCAACAGATAATGATTTGTTAATAGTTTCTTGATTTGTttgatttaaaatatttcctaGTTTCATTGAATTAtcacatttttcatttccaGTCAATTCATATTTACTATCAACTTTATCACTTTCATTCATTgtgttgtttttttctaaattactattaatatttatatctttatttttattttctgaaTCTGCTTCCGATTCTGTTTCAACCTTTTCTGATTCTTCGATAAATGAGGAATTAGAATTAAGATCGTCAGATGGTTTGTATGAAGTAGTTGGGTACTCGGAATTTTCGTCGGTATCTTCGTTTTTAtcagaaaaattatttggtGTAAAATTTAAGCTAAAATCGCCGATATCGTCACTAGAACCATCTCCAGGTATTATACTATTAccattatttgattttattttttttctaattaataatattgattCTTCTTTATCACTTTCGTTATCGTCTGAATGTTCCTTATTAAATGGTATGACTGTGAAATTTGATGGAGATTTctctttaaatattttctttgcGATTTTTAGCCAACTGGTCTCGTTTACAATATCAAAAGAGTACAGGTTGTTATCTAAGTACAAatcgaaaaatatatataaatattttatatagtaACATAACGATTGATATGCATAAATGTACAAAATATGCaccatattattaatagaaCTATATATGCACACCCATTTTAACACTTGATAGAGCAATGAAAACTAATTTAGCTTtcgtatataaatatgaatagttaaaataaaagaacaattttattcataatatatagctAATAAgctataaattttatcatatatatatagtaagCAATCGGCCTATAACTTAATGAATTATATGGTCTCATGTACATGGGCAATCTGCATTATCATGTGTGCCCCCATTGCTTCATTAttcattgtttttttgtttatttttttcatataatataagcataatttttaatcaacataaaaaatagtttcATTTACATGtagaatattatatatatgtatttttccttattatattttatgcataagtcttcatatttaaaaaaattattttgttttaattatattaccTTCACAATGTGATAAAAGGACTAGGGTGGAACATATATTAAGTACGAAAAAAGTTATACTTTTCATATTGAAAAACTGTTAGCTATATTTATACGTTTTTTTAAGCAAACTGTTAAATAAGGTAATTGtaagataaataaaaaaaagtatatatacaaaaattatatataaatataaggaaaaaatattatatatataaaagttaattttacatataaaaattataataaaactgcataaaattttaaatatatataatatattattatgtatatattttttatgtatataatatatttttacttaacgtgccttaaatttttttcaaatattttatactcGTACAtagtattaatataaaccTTCGAACAAAGGAAATGcattcaaatataaatgtaaatttatttttgatatataatgcatatactgtgtgttattatatatatttttttacataactctattaattatatatttaaaaaaaattatatacataatcaattttcataaaagcTAAAAAAAAGGTCTGGTACCCAGTTAAgcatcatatattattcaaatataaTGCCAACGgctttttatatgattaatatacataattatatatgcatgcaaTATTGGTTTtgacttatttttatttgtacaaaatttaatattacttATTACaagatatataaaaaattgtttgaacttatttgtttatatattaaccAATGCTTGCGGCATTATAACtacttttaaataaacactaaatatgaataaagcAAATGTGTTTCTAATTTATGTTGTGCATTATGGTGTTAACAGACATTAATATTCAATACATCATAGCctatcatatattatatgtttttcgTCGccaaacaaatttaaacCACCTTTTATACCAATTAAATCGCTATTGTATAAAACTAAGTAAGGTCGTTTTTTGTAAGggtttttaattttttatagtgaATAGGAGGGGGAAATCTATTATAggtgtatatttttatatgtttattattttatgaatataccATATAATGtgataaaataacattaaaaaaataaaagttttaAAGATGGTAGTTttccataaaaaaaaattaaagatataagttaaaaaaaagcaaactatatattatatagtgTAAAGACAGTTGGGGTGTATACAATTACGATAAACGAAAAGGcatcattaaaaaatgacgGTCgtaaatgcaaaaaattgtaaagtgaaaaaaagaaaaggaaacctttttttgtatagATACAAAGCAAATCAATTAATGTAGTAGCTTTGTCCATAGACAAGCTTTCTCAAATTAATGTTACTCAACATATTgaaaacataatttttatatctataaTCTGCATCATTATCTGTTTCAATTAAAGCTGAaaattgtctttttttatcagtTGGTACTATATTTTGATCGTCTCCAATTTCTTGCTGATCTTGTTCATTCAATTCTGTATTATTAGATATATGATCTTTTAGTGCAAGTCCATTCTTGGTACTATATTGATTATTATGATTATCATAGTTATTGAATGATGGTGAATCGAAATTTGTTTCATTGTCTCCtcgtaaaaaaattgatggaatatgaattattttcaaaaaataaaaaagagaCATAATTCCtatcataaaattataaaataattcttGAAATGTTTTACTATAACAATATGAggataatttatttccattattatttttatttattccgGAACGAGTACTACTACTTATTGTGTTGATATTCTTCTCTCCGTTTTCATGTGtatctatatataactttacattaatatattcaataaacatattaaaaatgttcatatatttcatattcattccttgaattattttaaatataatcacAAGGTCTTCAATTTCACAAATTTTTCCAATATCgtcaaaagaaaaatattttatttcatcattcGTATTGTCgagtttattattttcgtGATTCTCTTTAGAAATCAGTTTATCGTCTTGAGCTTCTAAATTACTTCTTCTTCTTCGGACTTTCTCTAATATAGGGAATTGCTTACTCATTTCTTCATTTAAGTTTCTTAAACTTTTTACTGATTCAACTGGTTTATAATTCAaagaaaaatcaaaattaactgagtttatatcttttaattctagtttattataataaaggacatttaataatttcatttGTAAATTCggtttaaatatatcataaaattCCATTGGATGCTCATGTgttatacataaatttacCAGAGGAAGTAAATATACGCATGGTATTAAAAGaaagtataaatattcacagaaaaatatcaaaataaattcaatACATGTTGTATCTATATCttcattattcatattactCAAATAGCtttctattattatattcattttttcattattattcataatatcatcaaaattattgccattatttttgtatgtatgattatttgtatctttattttcataatccatatttatattaattggAGTTAAATCAGTGTatggtatttttttattcgtACCACCAACAGAAGTTTGATGCCAACTTATATGATTATTAATTGTTTCTTCAAATGCTTCTTTTTTGGGAGTTCTATTCAAttcattttgattattataatcaaTTCCATTTGGAGGAAACATATTGTTGCTGTTCTCATAACCTGAAAACCGCCTGttgtattcattttttttttttacaacaaTTGatgcatttaaaaaattaattaagaaatttattttgttgaaaaaaaattccatACTTAAAGAAGATGAtgaatttgttttattttctttatagcTGTCTATATATTCCTCCAACTTAAAAACATAAGAAGCATCTTTTAAAAAGGTGTTAATATCAtttagaattttttttaatatattttttttagttacataaagatttataaataaatcacAAATTGTGTTTAagatttgttttatttctttgtCTATTTCATCACTTACAGTTTTTAAATCTTctaaattttgtataatatatcttttttcatattttttaaataactcttttataaattttactCGTTTTCTTAATGATGCATATATTggaacattttttaaaataatattaattatagataaacatatattatatttggtttttttataaacaagaTCAATCATTCTTATACAAATCGATTTAACTAGACATTTATGTAAATACAataattccatttttttcatattttcattatcttcCTTAgtggaaatattttttcctccGTCATTActctttttaatatttttatttgctttatttttactggCTCTATCATTAGCAACAGTATTACATGCCTCTGCTTTTGAAACAAGATTctcttcatatttatatatttttaaatattcattgTTTTCCCATTCTTTTTGTAGCATTTGAAATCCATCGATATTATGCTCTGATTTCATGtgattaaataaattatttataacataCTGCTTTATATAATCACAATTGTTCATAAAATCGTTATTTTGTATTCTATTGATTGGTGATAAATTATCAGACAAATTATGTATAccataattttgataataataacttGGAATgtttccattattttttaatttatgtttAATAAGATCTctgtttaataaaaatgaatatgctatttcttttcctttatttaattcattttcactggacaaaaaaattatttcgtTATTATCTGAATTGTCGGTTTCATTCATAGTACCAATGATATTGTGTCtatctattttattaatttctttACCTTCAAATTTTTGAGAAATAACatctttcatattttttgcttCGTTACATTCTTTTTCatgatatataaaactaaaattttctatacatatatgaaaaGATTCATGTTTAACttttgcttttttattcatatgcCCATTTACCAAATTAGTATCATCTTCATATTCCaattttccatttcttTCTATTcgtttattattacactttttaatattattatgttcgTTTGAtgagttttttttattctgtTTATTTTCTAAGTTATTCTGAAtgttcatattatatttacccgctttgatattttctttgtttgtatcattttttccatGAAACGGTTTGGATATGGGAACTAATTTATTACTCAGCATGATTACTTTTGCTTGTtctgtaattttttttttctcttccatatcaataatatatagcatGTTTGATTTCCCTACAC is from Plasmodium chabaudi chabaudi strain AS genome assembly, chromosome: 8 and encodes:
- a CDS encoding inhibitor of cysteine proteases, putative, with product MKSITFFVLNICSTLVLLSHCEDNNLYSFDIVNETSWLKIAKKIFKEKSPSNFTVIPFNKEHSDDNESDKEESILLIRKKIKSNNGNSIIPGDGSSDDIGDFSLNFTPNNFSDKNEDTDENSEYPTTSYKPSDDLNSNSSFIEESEKVETESEADSENKNKDININSNLEKNNTMNESDKVDSKYELTGNEKCDNSMKLGNILNQTNQETINKSLSVGETFCINFEGNAGTGYLWVLLGVHKNEPTINPEEFPKKILKKQFFSEEISVTQPKKFKINELDSSKNVGEGNNSSGQNENDSNQPKKPKMQILGGPEPVRSVIKGHKPGKYYVVYSYYRPFSPASGANTKIVNLTVQ